Within the Serratia sp. UGAL515B_01 genome, the region GATACGCTGAGGGTGCCGTCGGCATTGGCTACTACCACAGGCGTCGCCGGTGCGGTTGGTGCGCTGCCGTCGGTGTAGGTATCGGTGGCCGGTGCGCTGGCATTGCCGGCGGCATCGGTGACTACGGCGCTGACGGTGCCGGAAGTCTGTGGCGCGGCACTGTCAATCGGGCCGTAGCTGCCGTCGGCGGCCACCAGGGCGGTGCCGGTGGTGCCGTCCGGGAAGGTGACGGTGACGGTGCTGCCGGGCTCGGCAGCGCCGGCGTTACCGGACACGCTGAGGGTGCCATCAGGGTTGGCGACGACAATTGGCGTGTCAGGTGTCATGGGGGCAATGCTGTCGGCGAAGGCAGCAAGTGCTGGGGTACTGGCATTGCCAGCGGCATCGGTATCAATCACGCTGACGTTGCCGGAAGTCTGTGCTGCGGTACTGTCAACCGGGCCATAGCTGCCGTCGGCGGCCACCAGGGCGGTGCGGGTGGTGCCGTCCGGGAAAAGGATAGTGACGGTGCTGCCAGGTTCGGCGGCACCTGCGGCGCCAGAGACGCTTAGTGTGCCGTCAAGGTTGGTCACGACAACCGGCGTGGCGGGGGCCACTGGGGCACTGGTGTCGGTATAGGTAGCATAAATGGGGGGGCTAACATTGTCGGCGACGTCGGTCGCGATCACGCCGACGGTGCCGGAGGTTTGCGGTGTATTACTGTCAACCGGGCCATAGCTGCCGTCGGCGGCCACCAGGGCGATTTTGGTTGTGCCGTCCGGGAATGTAATGGTGAGGGTACTGCCCGGTTCAGCGTATCCTGTAGCGCCAGTCACTCTTAGGGTACCATTAGCGTTAGCGCTTACTATCGGAATAAGCGGTGCTTGTGGGGTTGTGAGATCGATATAGGCGGCGTTAGTTATTGGGCTTCTGTTGCCTGCAGCATCGGTGTCACTTAGCGTTACGTTGCCTGAGGTTTGAACCCCGGTACTTGTGACAGGGCCATAGCTGCCGTCGGCGGCCACCAAGGCGGTAGCGGTGGTGCCGTCCGGGAAGGTGACTGTGAGGGTGCTGCCGGGTTCGGCAGCACCGGCATTACCGGAGACAGTTAGGGTGCCGTTGGCATTGGCGACGACAATGGGGACGGCTGGTGCTATAGGTGCAGTGCTGTCGGTATAAGATGCTGATGCTGGCGTGCTGGCATTACCGGCAGTATCAATGACTATTGCGGTGATATTACCCGAAGTTTGGGGGGCAGAGCTGTGTATCGGTCCATAACTGCCATCTGCAGCGACTACGGCGGTACCTGAGGTTCCATCGGGGAACGTGATTTTAATCGTTGTACCCGCTTGGGCTGCGCCAGCATTCCCAAAAACATCAAGAGTACCATCAGAGTTCACAATAATGTTTGGTGAAGTAGGGGGAGATGGTGGAGAAATCGTATTTCCCCCATTTTGAGAATTTGAATTACCGCCGCCAGAACCTAATGCAATCCCACCTCCTATCAATAACGCTGCAGCGGCAGCACCGGCTAATGTTATAGGACTGATACCTGCATCACTGCCAATTAATAGTGTTTGGACTGATTCTAGTGGAGAAAAACCTGCTGTGTCGAGTACAGGTTGTCCCAACGAATCAGTTGCCTGAACCCATAGCTCGTTACCATCGTGTAATACTAACGTGTTATTATGGCCTTTGTGAGTTAGGTAAAAATCCTCTAAAAAAATATACTCACCAGATTTTAATTTAATTATTAGTGAGTTACCTTGTTTCTCCATGCTTGCAATATCACTAGGTTTCACATTCACTTCGATAACAGAAGCATCTTTGATCAGAATACGTCGATCAGAAAGAGTAGTTTTCTGATGTGTTTCTTTGTTAATCAGAGTGATGCTTGCATTCATGATAGTAACCTCATAGGGTTATATTTTGACTAGGGGATACAAGTCCATATGCGATTTAATAAATTGTAGTCAGTCTGTTTAAAATTATCGATATGGCGAGTGTTAGAAAGTAGAGGGGGTATGTTAATATATTGAATTATTTTCTTTTTATCTTAAGAGTTGGAAGTAATAGCCTAAATAAAGTGCGGGGTGATACCGATACAAAGCTGACTTCTTTGAAGCTGAAGAGTAAGTAAAGTGAATGGCTTTTATCTTTTTGATTTTAAATACCTTTTTAAGGTTATTAAATTTTTTAAATTAATTTCATTATAAATCATTTGGTTACAACATAAGATTAACACTACCACTTTATGGCATAGAAAATCGTTTCCTATCAGATTTATCCTAAGATCTTTTTCTGCCCCAGGCAGGCGCTTGAGCCTCATCATTGCATAAAAAGGATGATGAAGCTGATTACTGGAGAGCCGCGTCTTCAGATAACTCAAATGATCTAAGGTGTGAAAAATTAATTAGCGTTCACGCAAGGATTCTTTTACTTTGTTTAATGGTTTAACTAAGTAATCGAATACGCTTTTCTGCCCCGTTTTTATCTCAACACTGGCAACCATTCCTGGCATGATTGGGAATGACTTTCCTGCTTTGTTCTTGATATCGATACTGTTAGTTCTGACATAAATACGGTAATAAAACTGGTCAGGCTTTACCTCGTCTTGCAATGTATCTGGCGAAACAATATCTACCTTTCCCTTAATGTCACCATAAATAGAAGAATCATAAGCAGTAATTTTTACGTTAGCATCTAACCCCGGGCGTATATAGGCGATATCACGTGGGTTTATACGCGTCTCGATCAGCAATTGGTCATCTAACGGAATGATTTCTATCATTTTCTCACCGGGTTTTAGTACGCCACCCAAAGTTGAGACATGGATCTCTTTGATAATTCCATTCACTGGTGAGGTGAAAATCGTACGATTTAATTGGCCTTTACGGCCATTCATGATTGCTGTTTGTGCCTCCATTTCTGCTTTTGCTTTAACCAGATCCTGTCGGGCATTAACAAAGTAAGTGTTGCGAGCATCATCGATTTTACCGCGGAATTCGCTTATCTGCCGTTGCAGGCGAATAACTTCTACCGGGCTTGCGGCTCCCAGTCTCACCAACGGTGCGGTCATGGCCAGTTCACGCTCAACCAGTTCTTTAGAATTAGTGAGATTATCTATGGTTTCTTTCAGATTGAGCCTGCGTGAATCATATAGATGGCTTTCTTGCATCACTAACACAGGGTCTTTTTTAACATCGTCGCTGAATGCCAACGGTACGTTATTCAACTCCGCATTCAACCGTTCGATAGAGGCCTGTAAGGCGAATACCCTAGCCTGTGCTTCTCCGACCGATGACTCAAAATAATTGGGATCGAGTTTGGCTAAAATTTGCCCCTTTTTGACAATTTCCCCTTTTTTAACCAGCATTTCAGAGAGAATGCCACCATCCAGGCTTTCGATAACTTGTTCCTGAGACGCTGGAGTGACCTTGCCAGTACCAATAGTGACCTCATCCAGAACGGCATAGAACGACCAAACGCCAAAAGCGAGTAGAGAAAGGAAACTAAGCCAGATAACGAACGAGATAGGAGAACTTATCTTTTCTGTCCTATCGCGGGAGGGCGTCGAATTCATTGTATATTCCCTCCAACTGGCCTGAAATCGTGGGTATTTGATGTATGTTTAACCGTCGCGTTTTTCGCATGGCCAGTCTGTTCCACAGTGGGGGAGCCATATGTTCTGAGGATCTGCTCTTTTGAACCGTCGGCCACGATCCGGCCATTGTCTATGACTATAATGCGGTTAACGATGTTGATAAGGGCTGGGCGATGGGTGACCAGGACCATAGTGCGACCGCCTATCCATTGATCCAACTGTTGCAAAACATGCTTCTCAAGGTTCTCATCCATAAAAGTGGTTGGTTCGTCCATTAACACGACTTTGGGGTTTCGTACTAGCATGCGGCTAAGCAGGATCATTTGTCGCTGACCACCGGAAAGCCCACGTCCGCCCTCGTTGATAACGTAATCCAGAATGGCGGCATCTTTCTGTACTAGGCTAATCGCGCCACTCACAACCAGCGCTTGTATTAATTCCTGTTCGGTGGCGTGGGGATGGCCGAGCATCAGGTTTTGCCGCAGGGAACCGAAAAAGAGACGGCAATCCTGAGAGACGTATCCTACCTGGCGTC harbors:
- a CDS encoding HlyD family efflux transporter periplasmic adaptor subunit, whose translation is MNSTPSRDRTEKISSPISFVIWLSFLSLLAFGVWSFYAVLDEVTIGTGKVTPASQEQVIESLDGGILSEMLVKKGEIVKKGQILAKLDPNYFESSVGEAQARVFALQASIERLNAELNNVPLAFSDDVKKDPVLVMQESHLYDSRRLNLKETIDNLTNSKELVERELAMTAPLVRLGAASPVEVIRLQRQISEFRGKIDDARNTYFVNARQDLVKAKAEMEAQTAIMNGRKGQLNRTIFTSPVNGIIKEIHVSTLGGVLKPGEKMIEIIPLDDQLLIETRINPRDIAYIRPGLDANVKITAYDSSIYGDIKGKVDIVSPDTLQDEVKPDQFYYRIYVRTNSIDIKNKAGKSFPIMPGMVASVEIKTGQKSVFDYLVKPLNKVKESLRER